A portion of the Bubalus kerabau isolate K-KA32 ecotype Philippines breed swamp buffalo chromosome 1, PCC_UOA_SB_1v2, whole genome shotgun sequence genome contains these proteins:
- the LOC129642032 gene encoding olfactory receptor 18-like — protein sequence MGLSDDPELQPFLFGLFLSMYLVTMLGNLLIILAVSSDPHLHTPMYFFLSNLSLADIGFISTTVPKMIVNIQSHSRVISYAGCLTQMSIFILFGGMDCMLLSVMAYDRFVAICHPLHYQVIMNPCTCCKLISVSFFVSLLNSQVQNMIVLQLTCFKDVKISNFFCDPSQLLNFTCSDMLKNNIVMYFVGAIFGFIPFSRIFFSYCKILSSILRAHSSGRKYKAFSTCGSHLAVVCLFYGTGLGVCLSSAISQSPRKDAVASVVYTVVTPMLNPFIYSLRNQDIKRAMWRFLRKII from the coding sequence ATGGGTCTTTCAGATGATCCAGAACTTCAGCCTTTCCTCTTTGGACTATTCCTATCCATGTACCTGGTCACCATGCTAGGAAACCTACTCATCATTCTGGCAGTCTCCTCTGACCCCCACcttcacacccccatgtacttcttcctctccaacctaTCCTTGGCGGATATAGGTTTCATCTCCACCACAGTCCCCAAGATGATTGTGAACATCCAGTCTCACAGCAGAGTCATCTCCTATGCAGGCTGCCTGACACAGATGTCCATTTTTATCCTCTTTGGAGGGATGGATTGTATGCTGCTGTCTGTGATGGCCTATGACAGGTTTGTGGCCATCTGTCACCCACTGCACTACCAGGTCATCATGAATCCATGCACCTGCTGCAAATTaatttcagtgtctttttttGTTAGCCTTTTGAACTCCCAAGTGCAGAATATGATTGTGTTACAACTTACCTGCTTCAAGGATGTGAAAATATCTAATTTCTTCTGTGACCCTTCTCAACTGCTCAACTTTACCTGTTCTGACATGCTCAAAAATAACATAGTCATGTATTTTGTTGGTGCCATTTTTGgttttattcctttctccagaatcTTTTTCTCTTACTGTAAAATTCTTTCCTCCATTCTGAGAGCTCACTCATCAGGTAGGAAATacaaagccttctccacctgtggctcTCACCTGGCagttgtttgcttattttatggAACAGGTCTTGGTGTGTGCCTCAGTTCAGCCATCTCACAATCTCCCAGGAAGGATGCAGTGGCCTCTGTGGTGTACACTGTGGTcacccccatgctgaaccccttcatctacagcctgaggaaccAAGACATCAAAAGGGCCATgtggaggtttctcagaaaaaTAATCTAA
- the LOC129623491 gene encoding putative gustatory receptor clone PTE01: MQPNPVSKIHRTGNLTSVSEFFLLGLSDDAELQPLLCVLFLSMYLVTVLGNLLIILAVTSDPRLHTPMYFFLSNLSLVDIGFISTTVPKMIVDIQSHSRAISYGGCLTQVSIFILFACMDCMLLTVMAYDRFVAICHPLHYTVIMNPRLCCSLVLVSFCVSLLDSQVHNVIVLQLTCFKDVEISSFFCDPSQLLNLACSDTFTNNIVSYTIGALTGFLSISGIIFSYFKILVSILRVPSSGGMYKAFATCGSHLAVVCLFYVTALDVYLCSAISQSPRKDAAASVVYTVVTPMLNPFIYSLRNKDIKRALWRFLSSTNSS, translated from the exons ATGCAGCCCAACCCA gtGTCCAAGATACACAGAACTGGAAATCTAACAAGTGTCTCAGAATTCTTCCTCCTGGGCCTCTCAGATGATGCAGAACTGCAGCCTTTGCTCTGTGTCCTGTTCCTGTCCATGTACCTGGTCACCGTGCTGGGGAACCTGCTCATCATATTAGCTGTCACCTCTGACCCccgcctccacacccccatgtacttcttcctctccaacctgtcCTTGGTTGACATCGGTTTCATCTCCACCACAGTTCCCAAGATGATTGTGGACATCCAATCTCACAGCAGAGCCATCTCCTACGGAGGCTGCCTCACTCAGGTgtctatttttatcctttttgcgTGTATGGATTGTATGCTTCTTACTGTGATGGCCTATGACAGGTTTGTGGCCATCTGTCACCCACTGCACTACACGGTCATCATGAACCCGCGCCTCTGTTGCTCCTTAGTTTTGGTGTCCTTTTGTGTTAGCCTTTTggactcccaggtgcacaatgtgATTGTGTTACAACTTACCTGTTTCAAGGATGTAGAAATTTCTAGTTTCTTCTGTGACCCTTCTCAACTGCTCAACCTTGCTTGTTCTGATACTTTCACCAATAACATAGTCAGCTATACTATCGGTGCCTTGACTGGTTTTCTCTCTATCTCAGGAATCATTTTCTCTTACTTTAAAATTCTTGTATCCATTCTGAGAGTCCCCTCATCAGGTGGGATGTACAAAGCCTTTGCCACCTGTGGTTCTCATCTGGCagttgtttgcttattttatgtAACAGCCCTGGATGTGTACCTCTGCTCAGCCATCTCACAATCTCCCAGGAAGGATGCAGCAGCCTCGGTGGTGTACACTGTGGTcacccccatgctgaaccccttcatctacagcctgaggaacaaaGACATCAAAAGGGCCTTGTGGAGGTTCCTTAGCAGCACAAACTCATCTTAG